DNA from Paraburkholderia largidicola:
CCCTCATTGGGCGCGAGTGCTTTCATCAATGCGATCATCGCTTGCTGCCCGTCGATCTTACTGACCACGCTTCACCCTCGTCATAGGAATAGGCAATAAGTCAAGACTATAAGACCTGAATCATACCTGTGCGAAAGAATATTATGCATTCGTCTCTCTTCTCTTTCGAGGTGCGCATGCCATCGTTCAAAACTCTCCTCATTACCGGCGTCAGCAGCGGCTTCGGACGCGCGCTCGCCGAAGAAGCGCTTGCCGCAGGTCACCGCGTGGTCGGCACCGTCCGAAGCGAACAGGCCAGGCATGCGTTCGAAGCACTGGCTCCGGGTAAATCCGTGGGTCGTGTGCTCGATGTGACCGACTTCGAAGCGATCGACGGCGTCGTCGCTGAAATCGAGGCGACGGTCGGCCCGATCGACGTGCTCGTCAACAACGCCGGGTACGGTCATGAGGGCGTGATGGAGGAGTCTTCGCTGGATGAGATGCGCCGGCAGTTCGACGTCAACGTATTCGGCGCCGTCGCGATGATGAAGGCCGTGATCCCGGGCATGCGCAAACGGCGGCGCGGCCATATCGTCAACATCACGTCGATGGGCGGCTTCATCACGATGCCCGGCATTACCTATTACTGCGGCAGCAAGTTCGCGCTGGAGGGCATCTCCGAGGCGCTCGGCAAGGAAGTGAGGGCATTGGGCATCTTCGTTACTGCCGTCGCACCGGGATCGTTCCGGACCGATTGGGCCGGCCGCTCGATGATCCGGACGCCGCGTTCGATCCCGGACTACGACCCGCTCTTCGATCCCATCAGACAAGCGCGCGAGGCAAAAAGCGGCAAGCAGTTGGGCGACCCCGTGAAGGCGGCGCGCGCGATGCTGTCCGCGATTGGCAGCGACAATCCGCCGGCGCATCTGCTTCTGGGAAGTGATGCGCTTGGACTTGTGCGCGAGAAGCTCTCGGCTATCGGCGGCGAAATCGACGCGTGGGAGGCCGTCAGCCGGTCGACGGACGGTTAAGCGTCGATATCCAGGTCTGAATTAACAGACTCACAGGTACTCGACATTCCCGTCGACGCTGATCGCCTGCCCCGTGATATTGCCGCCAGCCGGCGACGCGAGGAACAAGGTCATCGCGGCAATATCGTCGACGGTGACCATCCGGCGCAAAGAAATCTTCTTCAGGTACTCGTCGCGCATCGCATCGAACGAAATACCGAGCGCGTCGGCACGCGCGGCAATCACCTTGCTCATCCGTTCGCCTTCTACGACGCCCGGCAAAATCGCATTCACACGGATATTGCTCGGGCCGAGTTCAGCCGCCAACGATTTCACCAGTCCCACGATCGCCCATTTCGTCGACGCATACGGCGTTCGAAACGGATAGCCCAGACGTCCCGCCACCGAAGACATCGCGATGATGCTCGCGCAATCCGACGTCTCCTTCAAAACGGGCACCGCCTTGCGCAGAAAATAGAACTGGCTGTTGAGGTTGGTGGACACCGTGCTTTCCCACTGCGCCGGATCGAGATCTTCGACTGCGCCCGTCGGTCCCGCAATGCCGGCGTTGTTGACGAGCACATCGAGTCCGCCTAGCTTCTGCCGCGCATCGTCGATGATGGCGTCGACCTGCGCCCGGTCCGACACGTCGGCGATACCCGCGTGAAGGCCCGGCAAGCGCGATCTGGCGTCAGCGACAGCCGCCGCGTTCACATCGCAGATATAAACCTTCGCCTGCGCCTGTACGAACGCCTCGGCGATTGCCGCGCCAATTCCCGCCGCGCCCGCCGAGACGAATACACGCAGGCCGGCGCGCGGTTTCAGGAGATCAATGATATTCATGCCGCTACCTCTTCACAATTTGCACACGCATCACAGCGTCAATCCGCCCGTCGCTTCGATCACTGCGCCGTTGATATAGCTTGCTTCGTCGCTGGCCAGGAACGCGTAAATATTCGCGATCTCTTCGGGCTTGCCGAGCCGGCGCAGCGGCACGTCTTCGCGCATCTTCGCGAGCACGTCTTCCGGAATGGTCTTGAGGATAGGCGTGTCGATGAAGCCAGGCGCAACCGCGTTGACCCGGATACCCTTCGGGCCCAGTTCGCGACTCCAGGTCTTCGTAAAGCCGATCACGCCGAACTTGGCCGCGGCATAGTTCGTCTGCCCGTAGTTGCCGTAAATGCCCACCACAGAGCTGGCG
Protein-coding regions in this window:
- a CDS encoding oxidoreductase gives rise to the protein MPSFKTLLITGVSSGFGRALAEEALAAGHRVVGTVRSEQARHAFEALAPGKSVGRVLDVTDFEAIDGVVAEIEATVGPIDVLVNNAGYGHEGVMEESSLDEMRRQFDVNVFGAVAMMKAVIPGMRKRRRGHIVNITSMGGFITMPGITYYCGSKFALEGISEALGKEVRALGIFVTAVAPGSFRTDWAGRSMIRTPRSIPDYDPLFDPIRQAREAKSGKQLGDPVKAARAMLSAIGSDNPPAHLLLGSDALGLVREKLSAIGGEIDAWEAVSRSTDG
- a CDS encoding SDR family oxidoreductase, whose translation is MNIIDLLKPRAGLRVFVSAGAAGIGAAIAEAFVQAQAKVYICDVNAAAVADARSRLPGLHAGIADVSDRAQVDAIIDDARQKLGGLDVLVNNAGIAGPTGAVEDLDPAQWESTVSTNLNSQFYFLRKAVPVLKETSDCASIIAMSSVAGRLGYPFRTPYASTKWAIVGLVKSLAAELGPSNIRVNAILPGVVEGERMSKVIAARADALGISFDAMRDEYLKKISLRRMVTVDDIAAMTLFLASPAGGNITGQAISVDGNVEYL